A portion of the Toxoplasma gondii ME49 chromosome VIIb, whole genome shotgun sequence genome contains these proteins:
- a CDS encoding hypothetical protein (encoded by transcript TGME49_262125), with protein MLSLQGHRLWERSQSGCRSPIFGQIFLVDLWRLMPPRGLQKKTFYAQRRQLRISSLFKRTHETRFKDPEKPETPLHSVDASFREQPDSRRACLRPEEAFPRLRDGVDSEDFKNDGGCVFRLRFSTLSPVHLEMPRQPCP; from the exons ATGCTTTCGCTGCAGGGACACCGGCTTTGGGAGCGTTCACAGTCGGGCTGCCGTTCTCCGATCTTTGGGCAGATATTTTTAGTAGATTTGTGGAGGTTAATGCCTCCTAGAGGCCTTCAGAAGAAAACCTTCTACGCCCAGAGACGTCAACTCCGaatctcctctcttttcaaGAGGACTCACGAAACTC GTTTTAAGGACCCGGAGAAGCCGGAAACGCCTCTTCACTCTGTAGACGCTTCTTTTCGTGAGCAGCCGGACAGTCGACGCGCATGCCTTCGTCCTGAAGAGGCATTTCCGCGTCTGCGAGATGGGGTAGACTCTGAGGACTTCAAGAACGATGGTGGGTGTGTTTTTcggcttcgtttctccacactCAGCCCTGTTCACCTCGAAATGCCGCGACAGCCTTGCCCATGA
- a CDS encoding chain a, pp2a-specific methylesterase apo form (pme), putative (encoded by transcript TGME49_262140) gives MDNDFFLPPPTYPTCMPPAHTPPPPASPPPSHVMKAVLEERDEEEGIERSSRGRGKHSRNELNPADPAKDERAANAASRGKGRSRSRSVEPLLKWSDYWEVQEDIHPTENPNDSFRVYRSGSEGPICFFLHGGGHTALSWSLVAKALGPQVRCIAYDARGHGDTRCEEDTDFSAARLVSDGLAVVEFYCRQIYESIHKTKWAEAPAAEAGDSKACSPFIPVAPLPGLKRSADPCIIIVGHSMGGAIATRIAASGKLPALHGLVVVDVVEGTAMAALPHMASFIKRLPTVFTSPREAVCWAIRSGTLKNEESARVSLPSQLVQTRRRDVRDILKKEISPGHEDDVVWTWRTDLAKTQPFWEGWFDGMSSLFLQARCTKVLICAGNDRLDRELMIAHMQGKFQVQLVPYSGHVVEEDQPQEVANVLLNFISRYRLDQSSVQPWRVHHSAPKPAS, from the exons ATGGATAacgacttctttcttccaccGCCTACGTACCCCACATGCATGCCGCCTGCTCACACACCGCCGCCTCCCGCGTCGCCGCCACCCTCGCATGTGATGAAGGCCGTTCTGGAGGAGCGCGATGAGGAGGAAGGAATTGAAAGGTCCTCCAGGGGACGGGGGAAGCACTCGAGAAACGAACTAAACCCAGCGGACCCCGCcaaggacgagagagcggcgaacGCAGCCTCCAGAGGCAAAGGCAGGAGTCGCTCGCG atcTGTGGAACCTCTTCTAAAGTGGAGTGACTACTGGGAGGTCCAGGAGGACATCCACCCGACGGAGAACCCAAACGAT tCGTTTCGCGTCTATCGATCTGGATCCGAAGGCCcgatctgcttcttcctccacggCGGCGGCCACACTGCTCTCAGCTGGTCGCTCGTTGCT AAAGCCTTGGGGCCGCAAGTGAGGTGCATCGCGTACGACGCGCGCGGCCACGGAGACACGCGGTGCGAAGAAGATACGGATTTCAGTGCGGCTCGGCTGGTCAGTGACGGTCTGGCAGTCGTGGAGTTTTACTGTCGACAGATCTACGAGAGCATCCACAAGACGAAGTGGGCGGAGGCTCCCGCggcagaggcaggagacTCGAAGGCGTGCAGTCCTTTTATTCCAGTCGCTCCGCTCCCAGgactgaagagaagcgcCGACCCGTGCATCATCATCGTAGGTCACAG CATGGGAGGAGCCATCGCCACGCGCATTGCTGCTTCTGGGAAGCTTCCTGCTCTCCACGGGCTTGTCGTTGTCGACGTCGTCGAAG GCACAGCGATGGCTGCGTTGCCCCACATGGCGTCCTTCATCAAGAGGCTTCCAACGGTGTTCACTTCGCCTCGCGAGGCAGTTTGTTGGGCGATTCGATCCGGAACtctgaaaaacgaagaaagcgcccgcgtctcgcttccctcGCAGCTCGTGCAGACCCGCAGAAGAGACGTCCGAGACAttctgaagaaggaaatctCGCCTGGGCATGAAGACGACGTCGTCTG gACCTGGCGAACAGATTTGGCCAAGACACAGCCTTTCTGGGAAG GCTGGTTTGACGGCatgtcctctctgttcttgcAAGCAAGGTGCACGAAGGTGCTTATCTGTGCAGGGAACGACCGCCTCGACCGAGAGCTGATGATCGCCCACATGCAAGGAAAATTCCAAGTGCAACTTGTGCCCTACTCCGGTCACGTCGTCGAG GAAGATCAGCCGCAAGAAGTCGCAAATGTCTTGCTGAATTTCATTTCGCGCTATCGCCTCGACCAGTCTTCTGTCCAGCCTTGGCGCGTCCACCACTCTGCGCCGAAGCCTGCGAGTTAA
- a CDS encoding hypothetical protein (encoded by transcript TGME49_262110~Signal peptide predicted by SignalP 2.0 HMM (probability 0.648) with cleavage site probability 0.274 at residue 30) produces the protein MVIPVNHRLSSCALGMVLALLGVSSYSVWASQQDGSGNFVPEYPPLAVLEAMIQPDLTDVETEILPDSVEAAGATPGLSGVESLRMRESGSTEDVTDSSLPGDSDGVPTIKSLAVVDSDSQRTADGYGPSPATPLQLLKRRGPAFGESQHVWSNGSNTATGISPGYATDDQNVPVAPPHHRPVVYDPRVVVVADRNYIKQIAAMERQSRDYNKLVKKATRSGTPSHHRKRYGVGVGVYSDPVSGIPWWMKPEHNGTSQEQAHDVGDGGRAHSAGLPEYAEDGEMEERRLQPRFRIFSQALGSPKKARGDRHESGEPLAWSTRNERDRDPFGFAFFRSKQEKEVRNSKDAREGRTEPRDSRRPKEDTRHMKHEPPPSPKRHQAPRSSAPHPKSAVQAEALDDDDFDDYEEFDDDFDEYEEIRPQRAQQYAGSARRRNAQSYGIYIPEVYDRPLLVSASSVETRETPHSASDSIASAASLPFGVPITKADIDFSQFFGDDHQGPSADNAKGIGKKLLFLRRKQGTAAEEDAVASLSLTHLNSEAPSSQEVKKGTLLERLKTLQDLPHADEKQKPDLTEILGSSSWHAFDQTKTKGEFPQHKQKHGEKRTPLRDNRAKTKDGQTQ, from the exons ATGGTTATTCCGGTCAATCATCGCCTGTCTTCGTGTGCCTTGGGCATG GTACTGGCGTTACTAGGGGTGTCGTCGTATTCTGTTTGGGCAAGTCAACAAGACG GTTCCGGGAACTTCGTACCGGAGTACCCTCCACTAGCAGTTCTGGAGGCCATGATACAGCCGGACCTCACCGACGTGGAGACCGAAATTCTTCCTGATTCTGTTGAAGCAGCTGGAGCTACGCCTGGTCTCTCCGGTGTGGAGTCGCTTCGTATGAGGGAATCTGGTTCCACTGAG GACGTAACTGACTCCAGCCTTCCCGGAGATAGCGACGGTGTGCCAACTATCAAGAGCCTAGCTGTTGTTGACTCTGATTCCCAGCGAACAGCAGATGGGTACGGACCTTCCCCGGCTACTCCCCTTCAGCTGCTGAAAAGACGTGGACCAGCTTTCGGCGAATCCCAACACGTGTGGTCGAATGGCTCCAATACAGCAACTGGGATCTCACCTGGGTATGCGACAGACGACCAAAATGTACCCGTCGCTCCTCCTCACCATAGACCCGTCGTTTATGATCCCCGAGTCGTCGTGGTAGCTGACCGCAATTACATCAAACAGATAGCTGCCATGGAACGTCAATCACGGGATTACAATAAGCTCGTTAAGAAAGCCACTCGGTCGGGTACTCCCAGCCACCACCGGAAGAGGTATGGTGTAGGTGTAGGCGTATACAGCGACCCCGTATCTGGAATACCGTGGTGGATGAAACCGGAACACAATGGCACCTCTCAAGAACAAGCGCATGACGTCGGAGATGGGGGTCGAGCTCACAGCGCTGGATTGCCTGAATATGCTGAAGACGGGGAGATGGAAGAGCGACGCCTGCAGCCCCGATTTCGAATTTTCAGCCAAGCTCTGGGGTCACCTAAAAAGGCCCGAGGTGATCGACACGAATCTGGCGAGCCCCTCGCGTGGTCGACCAGAAACGAGCGAGATCGGGATCCTTTTggcttcgctttcttccgaAGCAAACAGGAAAAGGAGGTCAGAAACAGCAAAGATGCCCGCGAAGGGAGGACGGAACCACGTGACAGTCGGCGCCCAAAAGAGGACACCCGCCACATGAAACACGAGCCTCCCCCGTCGCCCAAGCGCCATCAGGCACCTCGA AGCAGCGCTCCTCACCCCAAGTCGGCAGTTCAGGCGGAAGCCCTGGACGATGACGATTTCGATGACTATGAGGAATTCGATGATGACTTCGACGAATATGAAGAAATAAGACCCCAACGAGCCCAACAATATGCTGGCTCAGCTCGGCGCCGAAACGCCCAGTCATACGGGATCTACATACCCGAAGTGTACGACCGCCCGCTGCTGGTTTCGGCATCGTCAGTTG AAACACGGGAGACGCCGCATTCCGCCTCTGATTCGAtcgcctctgctgcgtctctcccatTCGGTGTGCCGATAACAAAGGCAGATATCGATTTTTCACAATTTTTCGGAGACGACCACCAAGGGCCTTCTGCGGATAATGCGAAGGGAATTGGGAAAAAACTTTTATTTTTGCGGCGAAAGCAAGGAACAGCTGCTGAGGAAGACGCGGTGGCATCTTTGTCCCTCACTCACTTGAACAGTGAAGCACCGTCCTCCCAAGAGGTGAAAAAGGGTACGCTTCTCGAGCGCCTGAAAACACTGCAAGACTTGCCTCATGCCgacgaaaaacaaaaacCAGACTTGACCGAAATCTTAGGATCATCCAGCTGGCACGCGTTCGACCAGACTAAGACGAAGGGAGAGTTTCCTCAACATAAGCAGAAAcatggagaaaagaggacgccgttgagagacaacagagccAAGACCAAAGATGGCCAGACCCAGTGA
- a CDS encoding hypothetical protein (encoded by transcript TGME49_262130): MAETQQTQREGAAPESGRPFAQGSSSSVARGEDATAAETKSSSVASGGFAAHAKKLKKLTVALMQGRRLSSAPAHSEDRQSVSRQASSQKRTEEERGAETGQQTERACPRFLNKDERRELQSSRVAHPDVGRFFTDRLAGEDAVKLDSFALAALRNGGSEELWWSGSSKALELPSNVDEEGPQLVDRYSLGAAALGQEDWMHASTKRGCPRVLPFQEIFRMFNPYFPQPVGSAEPPSASEEEREEHEGRHANTVEETEEENRDVFGESLTSRESRTSSGEARDAAEREGEEEREATATEGMRPSERRYSSKLSGSSEEEPSEVSSISFSPKDDEVDGKSFYPRVSEPDEKTTEAVSPASQPGTSFDREIPESVERQARVGGRGNADFLHSLLENSAQADREAAVASSPTRGSPTHTQTATEDEEREEEEREDEEREEEEREDEEREEEEREDEEREDEEREEEEREDEEREEEEREEEEREAAKRGDEAEKSDAETEQRVEDGSEFGEGSDFSGASASFKPSRLWSSRQNSLEKRPRDTPGSSSSLPALPEAEETWSDKAENSGRQRRGVVLGQADFPEWLMQIDGEEDTDSSANPYRHVRLRKVALQQWGRQRQGTRSAENFLLLDCSRSVSPAASSLNEGGENGEKASVPGPPERATASQTSGISPARDEWRPSGVSGAERCRLEQERRLAERQQRLELDEVLKLFEERKRVKQAEDRERKPQREDAPAPPPESVDENRQLSVSALRARFEKTQQAWFTRQLGAYRKHDL, encoded by the exons ATGGCGGAAACGCAGCAGACACAACGAGAAGGCGCGGCGCCTGAAAGTGGGCGACCTTTCGCCCAGGGCTCGTCGAGCTCTGTCGCGCGTGGAGAGGACGCAACTGCGGCTGAGACAAagtcctcttctgtcgcttcagGCGGCTtcgctgcgcatgcaaagaagcTGAAAAAACTCACCGTGGCGCTGATGCAGGGGCGGCGCCTCTCGAGTGCTCCAGCCCACTCAGAAGACCGGCAATCGGTGTCTCGACAGGCGTCTTCTCAGAAGAGgactgaggaagagagaggggcggAGACAGGCCAACAGACAGAACGCGCCTGCCCCCGATTCCTGAACAAAGATGAGAGACGAGAGCTGCAAAGCTCCAGAGTCGCCCACCCGGATGTCGGCCGCTTCTTCACAGATCGCCTtgctggagaagacgcggtgAAGCTCGACAGCTTCGCCCTCGCCGCGTTGAGAAacggaggcagcgaagagtTATGGTG gTCTGGCTCCTCAAAGGCCCTCGAACTCCCCAGCAACGTCGACGAGGAAGGCCCTCAGTTAGTCGACCGATACTCTCTGGGCGCCGCTGCTTTAGGTCAAGAAGActggatgcatgcaagcacaAAACGCGGCTGTCCACGCGTGCTGCCCTTCCAAGAAATCTTTCGAATGTTCAATCCGTACTTCCCTCA GCCGGTAGGCTCCGCAGAGCCGCCCtccgcgagcgaagaagagagagaagaacatgaaGGGAGACACGCGAACACtgtggaggagacggaggaagaaaaccgaGATGTTTTCGGAGAGAGCTTGACGTCCAGAGAATCCAGAACCTCAtcgggagaagcgagagacgcagcagagcgagaaggagaagaagagagagaagcgacagcaaCAGAGGGAATGCGTCCGTCAGAGCGCCGGTACTCCTCAAAACTGTCAGGGTCCTCCGAAGAAGAACCAAGTGAAGTGAGCTCCATTTCGTTCTCGCCGAAGGACGATGAGGTCGACGGCAAGTCGTTTTATCCTCGAGTGTCGGAACCTGACGAAAAAACAACAGAGGCTGTTTCTCCGGCGTCGCAGCCGGGAACCAGCTTCGACAGAGAGATCCCTGAAAGCGttgagagacaggcgcgcgtaggcgggagaggaaacgcggactTCCTGCACTCTCTGCTGGAAAACTCTGCTCAG gCAGACCGGGAAGCTGCTGTTGCTTCCTCGCCGACACGCGGGTCTCCAACGCATACGCAGAcggcgacagaagacgaagagagagaagaagaagagagagaagacgaagagagagaagaagaagagagagaagacgaagagagagaagaagaagagagagaagacgaagagagagaagacgaagagagagaagaagaagagagagaagacgaagagagagaagaagaagagagagaagaagaagagagggaagcagcTAAGAGAGGAGATGAGGCAGAGAAGTCGGACGCTGAGACCGAACAGAGAGTTGAAGACGGAAGCGAGTTCGGCGAAGGAAGTGACTTCTCAGGGGCGAGCGCGTCGTTCAAGCCGAGCCGTCTGTGGAGCTCGAGGCAGAActctctggagaagagaccaAGAGACACTCCAGG aagcagTTCGTCCTTGCCAGCGCTTCctgaggcagaggagacatgGTCGgacaaagcagagaacaGCGGCAGGCAACGGAGGGGCGTCGTTCTCGGTCAGGCCGACTTTCCAGAGTGGCTCATGCAGAtcgatggagaagaagacacagactcAAGCGCCAATCCTTACAGACACGTTCGTCTACGCAA AGTTGCGCTGCAGCAGTGGGGGCGTCAGCGTCAAGGAACGAGAAGCGCAGAgaatttccttcttctcgactgcTCGCGGTCGGTGTCGCCGGCGGCCTCTTCGCTCAACGAAGGCGGGGAGAATGGCGAGAAGGCGTCTGTGCCAGGTCCGCCGGAACGCGCGACGGCGTCGCAGACTTCGGGCATCTCTCCAGCTCGAGACGAGTGGAGGCCGTCAGGAGTGTCTGGGGCAGAGCGTTGTCGCCtggaacaggagagacgctTGGCAGAGCGGCAGCAGCGTCTCGAACTCGACGAAGTTCTGAAACTTttcgaggaaaggaaacgcgtCAAGCAAGCCGAGGACAGGGAACGAAAGCcccagcgagaagacgctcCAGCGCCGCCTCCAGAGTCCGTGG ATGAAAACCGccagctgtctgtctctgcactccGAGCGCGCTTCGAAAAAACTCAGCAGGCGTGGTTCACCAGACAG ctcggCGCGTACCGGAAGCACGACTTGTGA
- a CDS encoding IQ calmodulin-binding motif domain-containing protein (encoded by transcript TGME49_262120) yields MQAYASGQSPPCFSPDQRRGSGEAGEKEIGDCREQFRVIVDTGGLGSILCEQVPAEAVGHMKELLRSHIRSWLHFPLFRHVVSVNSARPFAHSFCGSAPSNLSSAGLQTAERRPPVPRPTSDGRAPGVEPRREAREQRSASGNFSSLALASVAASCRDGEASLASADPTQLTRSDVSAWGLSLTSKSCQQSERTPEQAAGGLPSRGDVESWRDRATTPALSGGGLLKSPQSLEENSGSLALYGRRCSQDSEAGEGSQATLTSAGLLKNGRESGGPGSTCLGSLSPHRSRCSSLSPLSSSDSSSVMLSPSLKPHAPHPHAASPSCGWSHPRRARSPLAAQGASRRGPEGGSALLPRAEDPEQRDLREEVFQENETKRFHRSMSGISGRGYDAGARAYQTHLFAPAVFSSLSGGHTWCCRAALVSCVEGTGGALNGFLSPPPTKLQVLRCMLADTAAVTIQRVFRGHLGRLCAERRKVEKREFLRLSAAATKIQAGWRRVKAQETFLVLHVCETLASERNAAAVKIQAFWKMRIQRDKYRTMHLTECLAALRRLAAVELQRVWRGSVTRKVLDDEWQKWIIKWPWDKPGTIVEVVGDFSNPPWTKRYLMTYCYVRRCFILPLPRRPGRYEVKFIVDGRYVCDGSQTVVADGNGHFNNLIRVRAETKSPFREVRERLHQLQEQNQMLIYRSASSPLFAPTRPSVGSHSLEDMVVTQGARLPRQSPVHAEALQNCGWSSGEDLEGQAEETEPRDDENTRHADRFERSGSGGRTETRTVESSHSSLEHQRTEHLHGVAGEWLHAVKSLSEFTDADRERKGGVDWKGDLQTTQATYSCGSCWHTREADAQVAPTTDDMPVLGIEGVQNAAWFQKLSGRRSDAVQSGSSSEAPISPREVPASDPLAEPDTQQLRERQEAPGDQGAACAPRATKAFDLEVAGKKGDSGDRDSTEEAAAEADIMRDTNSIGSLASTRASFVDRSALPSVEMSDPATSQLEAAASLQDTGCAREVSISVTGPGSSGVRGEAKARDCETSVSTDAQGQSAGESWTDVVENAVVQERKAANNTKGNEHGSRRRRRNRPSSVRGGAEGRDAVVAGDAGVTACKLAVGSQAAVRENASQVTHKREEGDCAQTAGSTSHVVKTPEVKMAAGEEPKGESRGQRGGRADKKRWHHRGRGGASGGRR; encoded by the exons ATGCAGGCGTATGCATCAGGACAGTCTCCGCCGTGCTTCTCGCCCGATCAGCGGCGCGGAAGCGGGGAggcgggagaaaaagagatagGCGACTGCAGAGAGCAATTCAGGGTGATCGTCGACACAGGCGGG CTTGGATCGATCTTGTGTGAACAGGTGCCAGCCGAAGCTGTTGGGCACATGAAAGAGCTCCTGAG ATCTCACATTCGGAGTTGGCTACACTTCCCGCTTTTTCGCCACGTCGTGAGCGTGAACAGTGCGAGGCCGTTTGCCCATTCTTTCTGCGGATCGGCGCCGTCGAACTTGTCTTCCGCAGGGTTGCAGACCGCGGAAAGACGCCCTCCGGTCCCGCGGCCGACCTCGGATGGGCGTGCACCTGGCGTCGAACCTCGGCGCGAAGCACGCGAACAGCGAAGCGCAAGTGGAAATTTCTCTAGTCTGGCCCTGGCGTCAGTCGCCGCGAGTTGccgcgacggagaagcatCTCTCGCGTCGGCAGACCCAACCCAGTTGACGCGTTCTGATGTTTCTGCGTGGGGGCTGTCCCTGACTTCGAAGTCCTGCcaacagagcgagagaactcCCGAGCAAGCCGCCGGCGGCCTTCCGTCTCGTGGAGATGTGGAGTCCTGGAGGGACCGTGCAACGACTCCTGCTCTCTCAGGAGGGGGGCTTCTAAAATCTCCTCAGTCTCTGGAAGAGAACAGTGGATCTTTGGCCTTATATGGAAGGCGTTGCTCCCAAGACTCCGAAGCTGGTGAAGGGTCGCAAGCCACTCTGACGTCTGCCGGTCTCTTAAAGAACGGCCGCGAGAGTGGGGGACCTGGCAGCACGTGTCTCGGATCGCTGAGTCCGCACCGAAGCAGAtgctcttcgctgtcgccgctgtcttcctccgactcttcttccgtgatgctctcgccttctctgaaGCCGCATGCGCCGCATCCGCATGCAGCTTCGCCTTCGTGTGGGTGGTCGCATCCTCGCCGAGCGAGAAGTCCTCTCGCCGCTCAAGGGGCGTCCCGACGAGGACCTGAAGGCGGCTCTGCGCTGCTCCCAAGAGCAGAGGAtccagagcagagagacctgcgagaagaagttttccaagaaaacgagacgaagCGCTTCCACCGCTCTATGTCGGGAATCTCCGGGAGGGGATACGACGCTGGCGCGCGAGCGTACCAAACTCACTTGTTCGCTCCGGCAGTATTTTCGTCTCTCAGTGGAGGCCATACGTGGTGCTGCCGTGCAGCGCTCGTGTCTTGCGTGGAAGGCACCGGAGGGGCTTTGAACGGAttcctttctccacctccTACGAAACTCCAAGTTCTACGGTGCATGCTCGCCGACACTGCCGCG GTGACGATTCAGCGCGTGTTCAGAGGGCACTTGGGAAGGCTGTGCGCCGAGAGGcggaaggtggagaagagagagtttCTTCGCTTGAGCGCCGCGGCAACGAAGATCCAGGCCGGCTGGCGGCGCGTGAAGGCGCAAGAAACTTTCCTTGTTCTGCACGTTTGCGAGACACTGGCCAGCGAACGAAATGCGGCGGCTGTCAAGATCCAAGCTTTCTGGAAAATGCGCATTCAGAGAGACAAATATCGCACCATGCACCTG ACGGAATGTCTCGCCGCGCTGCGACGCCTGGCAGCCGTCGAGTTGCAGCGCGTCTGGCGAGGCAGCGTGACTCGGAAGGTGCTTGACGACGAGTGGCAGAAGTGGATCATCAAATGGCCCTGGGACAAGCCGGGCACGATTGTCGAG GTCGTGGGTGACTTCTCGAATCCGCCGTGGACGAAGCGCTACCTCATGACTTACTGCTACGTGCGAAG GTGCTTCATTCTGCCCCTCCCTCGAAGACCTGGTCGGTACGAGGTGAAATTCATCGTGGATGGCCGCTATGTATGCGACGGAAGTCAGACAGTTGTGGCG GACGGAAACGGACATTTCAACAACTTAATTCGCGTCAGAGCGGAGACGAAATCGCCCT tcCGAGAGGTTCGCGAGAGGCTCCATCAGCTGCAGGAGCAGAACCAGATGTTGATTTATAGGTCagcttcgtcgcctttgtTCGCGCCGACTCGACCTTCTGTTGGGTCGCATTCCCTGGAGGACATGGTGGTGACGCAGGGCGCCAGGCTACCCCGTCAGTCACCGGTGCATGCGGAGGCCTTGCAGAATTGTGGATGGAGTTCGGGAGAAGACTTGGAGGgacaggcagaggagacagaacccCGCGACGACGAGAACACCAGGCACGCAGATCGCTTCGAGAGATCAGGCAGCGGTGGGCGGACCGAAACTCGAACAGTAGAGTCTTCTCATAGCTCCCTTGAACACCAGAGGACAGAGCACTTGCACGGAGTCGCAGGGgagtggctgcatgcagtcaagTCTCTATCGGAATTCACGGACGCTGACAGGGAACGGAAAGGCGGGGTAGACTGGAAGGGAGATCTTCAGACGACTCAAGCAACATACAGCTGCGGGAGCTGTTGGCACACGCGAGAGGCCGACGCTCAGGTGGCGCCGACAACAGACGATATGCCTGTGCTGGGAATCGAGGGCGTTCAGAACGCTGCGTGGTTCCAGAAACTTTCCGGAAGAAGGTCTGACGCGGTCCAGTCTGGGAGCAGTTCAGAGGCTCCAATCTCGCCGCGAGAGGTTCCGGCAAGCGATCCGTTGGCTGAGCCAGACACGCAGCagctgagagagaggcaggaagcgCCGGGGGACCAAGGTGCTGCTTGTGCACCCCGCGCGACTAAGGCTTTTGATCTCGAGGTCGctggaaagaagggagaTAGTGGGGACAGAGACTCAACCGAGGAAGCGGCTGCGGAGGCGGACATAATGCGTGACACTAACAGCATTGGGAGCTTGGCGAGCACGCGAGCCAGCTTCGTGGATCGCAGTGCCTTACCGTCTGTAGAGATGTCAGACCCGGCGACTTCCCAGCTCGAGGCGGCGGCGTCTCTTCAGGACACTGGGTGCGCAAGAGAGGTTTCGATTTCAGTGACGGGGCCTGGGTCGAGTGGTGTacgtggagaggcgaaggcgcgagacTGCGAAACGAGTGTTTCGACCGATGCACAGGGGCAGAGTGCCGGAGAATCCTGGACGGATGTTGTTGAGAATGCTGTGgttcaagagagaaaagcggcgAATAATACTAAGGGAAACGAACATGGAAGtcggcgaagacgcagaaatcGACCCTCAAGTGTCCGGGGCGGCGCGGAGGGGCGAGACGCAGTTGTGGCGGGAGATGCGGGGGTCACTGCGTGCAAATTGGCTGTAGGGTCTCAAGCTGCTGTGAGGGAAAACGCTTCGCAAGTGACGCACaaaagggaggaaggagatTGTGCGCAGACTGCAGGGTCTACATCGCATGTGGTGAAGACACCTGAGGTGAAGATGGCAGCAGGCGAGGAACCCAAGGGCGAAAGTCGCGGGCAGAGAGGCGGGCGCGCCGACAAAAAGCGCTGGCACCACAGAGGCCGAGGCGGTGCGAGCGGCGGTCGACGTTGA